The genome window CGCGGCGTAGCCCAGAGCGGCGCCCACTATCCAGAAGACAGGCATCAGGTTGGTCAGTGTACGTATCATTATCTCTCACCGCCTTCGTAATAAACCCATTTGTTGGCCAGCTTCAGCTGTATGATGGTCAGTATAAACACTATGAGGAACAATATCCAGGCCACAGCGGAGGCGTATCCCATGCGGAACTCGCCGAAGGCGCGGTTGAACAGATAGAGCACCGGCACCAGGGTGGCCTCCACGGGACCGCCGCTGGTCATGATATACTGAGCTTCGAAGCTCTGCAGCACGCCGATGATGCCCATGATCAGATTGAAGAATATGTAGGGGGTGATCATGGGGATGGTCACCTTCCAGAACTTGACCCAGCTGTTGGCGCCGTCGATCTCCGCCGCCTCATACAGGGCTCTGTTGATGCCCTGCAGTCCGGCCAGCCAGAGGATCATGCCGCCGCCGGCGCCCCACAGACCCATGAGGATGAGGGCGGGCTTGGCGGTCTTTTCGGCTGCCAGCCAGGCGGGAGGCTCTATGTTGAACCATTGGGTCAGAGAGGCCTTCCAGGCCACGTTGATCAGACCGTACTCGGGATTCAGGATCCAGGTCCACAGGATGGCGGTGGCCACGATGGGCATGATGGAGGGCAGGTAGTAGATGGTCCTGTACCAGGTCATACCCTTGATGTCCATGTTCAGCAGGAGGGCGATACACAGGCTGGTGGCCATGCCCAGAGGCAGTCCGAATACAGCCAGATAGAAGGCGTTGTATATGGACTTGCTCATGTAGTACCATTCCTCGGGGCCGAAGATCTCCTTGTAGTTCAGCACGCCTACCCAGCGGGCGGGGTGCAGCACGTCATAGTTGCAGAAGGAAAAGACGAAGGACATGATGATGGGCACCAGAGTGAACACCAGGAAGCCGAACATCCAGGGAGACGCGCAGATGACGGCGGCTCCGAACTCCTGCTTGGCTATGCGGGACAGGCGCTGCTTGCGGACGTTGATATAGCATATGACCGCCAGCACCAGACAGGCTATAAGCCCTATGGCGATAGGTATGTTCCAATTCAGCAGAGGATAGTCGTTCTGATGGAAGAACTTGTCCAGGGCTCCCTGCACGTTGCGGTCCGCCTCCTTGACGGCTTCCGCGGGAGTGGCCATGCCGTACACGGCCTGCTGAAAAGCCCGGTCATGCTCGTTCCAGAGCCTCTGGCTGATCATAGTGGTGGGGCGATAGTAAGAGAAGTCCAGCGCCTCCATGCCCAGCAGCATGGGATCCCGGAATTTCCGCTCTATATTGGCGGTGTATTTGGCCACCATGGCCTCGTTGACCTTGCGGTTGCACTGGAACCAGGGCACGAAGGGCCTGTTGCGCTCCAGATTGTATTTCTTCTGCTCCCGCATGGTCAGGTCCACGCCCTCCATGCTGGTCATCCACTTCATGAATTCCCAGGCCATATCCCTGTGCTTGCTGCCCCGGGGCATCACGTAGGCAAAGCCGCCGGTCCAGGTGACCCAGGTCTGAGTCTCGTTTTTGAAGTCCCCGGTGTGATTGTATCTGTCGTCGGGGATGGGAGGCAGACAGGCTCCCAGCTCCATTTCGGGGTGCCATCTGGCTATGTTGCCCACCAGACCCACGCAGTCGATGCGCATGGCTATCTTGCCGGTCATGAAGGGGTCGAACTCCATGCCGGTGAAGCCGGACACGAAGCTGTTGAGCTTTTCGATGCCGTCATAGCGGTTGTAGAAGTTCACCATCCACTCCAGGGCCTTCAGGCTCTTGGGGTTGTCTATGGTGCACTCCTTCAGGTCCTCGCTCATGAACTTGCCGCCCATCATCCAGCTGTAGAGATAGAACCAGGCGTTGCCGTAGTTGGGTATGAAGCCGATGGAGTCATAGCCCGTCTTGTTGCGCTTGGTCAGCTTGTCGGAATATTCCTGCAGCTCGCTCCAGGTCCTGGGGGGCCTCTCCGGATCCAGACCGGCTTCCCTGAACATCTTCTTGTTGTAGAACATGAGCCTGGAGTCGATGTCGGTGGGCACTCCGTAGGCCTTGCCGTCATACTTTACCTCGTCCCAGGCAGCAGGATAGAATTCCTCCGGCCGGACGCCGCCTTCCTTGTCCCTGTCTCTCTCGATCAGGTCGTCGATAGGCTGCAGAGTGTCTCTCGAGGCCCAGTCCGCAATGGTGAACCGGTCCTGATAGACCACGTCGGGAGGAGCATCGCCCACGATGGCGGTCAGCAGCTTCTGGGGATTCATGCCTCCCGCGCCCATGGAGAGCATCTCCACGGTCACGCCGGGATGCCGTTCCTCAAATACCTTGACGGCAGCCTCCCAGCCCTTTGACCTGTCCACCACCAGCGGACCCCATACCCGGAGCTTGTAGTTCTCCGCGTAAGAGGCGCCTGCCGACAGCAACACGGCTAAAAGGATCACAACAAACAACGCTTTTATTTTCATAAGCGGCCTCCACTATTATTTCGGCGCGTCACAGGGACGCGGCAAGGCAAAAATATATGCCAATTACATTATAAATACAATATGAGGGCTTTGTCAAGAAAGACAGGGCCTCAGTCCCCGCTGTCTTTCCCGTCCGGGGCGGGCTCTCCGCCGCCGGACCCCTGCCCGTCCTCCTCCGGAGCCCCGCCGGCTCCCGGAGCGGCCTCCTCCGCCGGGGCGGAGGCCTTTTTCCGTCTGAACATGCGGGTGACGTTGGCTATGATCTCATCCATCTCCCGGATGCCCAGCCGCTTCAGCACCAGATAATAGGCGCCGAGACACACCAGCATGGCCACCAGCAGCGTCAGGCCGCTGGTCAGGTTGCCCTCTATCCTCATGAGGGGCCTGGGCTTCACGTAGGAAGGCAGATCCCGGATAAGGGCGTCTCTCTTTTGCTTTTGTCCGGCTTTGGACTCGTGGCCTCTGCCGGTGATATAGTCGTTCATGCACTCCATGATGTCCCGCGGCAGGGTGGAGGTGGCCTCGGACAGGTCCAGCAGCCTCTCGGTCCTGGCCTTCAGGGTGACGCTCATGGCGCCTCTCACAGCCTTCGCTGCCTCGGACTTGCCCGTGAGGATCTCCCGGGAGAGCTTTTCCGTGCTGATCACGTCCCGGGAGAGATACAGACCGTCGGGAGAAGACAGGGACCTCTGAGAGGCCTCCCTGCCTATTATCAGCCGGGCCAGCAGGGTGCCGGAGCTCCTGTATTCCCGCAGGGAATCGGAGAACACCGTGTCAAAAAACCGCCTGTTGTCAAAGACGTCGCCCTTCTTCATGGCGTCGGCCTCCATGAGCCGGTTGATGCAGTCCGTCAGCCCCTCGTCCACGCTTCTTTTGGTGGACACGTACAGCCTGTACCGGCTGGTCTCGAGAAACACGTCCCCGGGGATGCAGGCCTTGTAGGGCTCGTATTTGGGGTCGTGGGTCCTCTGGAGAAAGACCGCCAGCCTCTGAGGGTTCCTGATGTCCCCGTCCACCAGCTTCCAGGTCCCCAGCAGGGCGTAGCCCGCATACCTGACGCCGAAGCACAGGACCGCCAGCGCGCAGGTCCCCACCAGGACCCTTTTCACCGTGTAGATGATCCGGCCGCCGTCGATGCCGCCTATCTTTTTGCGCAGCCAGCAGGTCAGGATGGTAAAGTGGATGATGATGCCCACGGTGGTGGCGAGAGCCAGACCGCCGCAGCCCAGCAGCTTGATGAATATGAAGTTGAGAGGGATGAATATGACTGTGGTGATGGTGCCTATGATCACGGGGCTCACCGTGTCCTGTATGGCAAAGAAGCCTCTGGACACTATGGCCTGACCGGCCCAGGCAAAGATGCCTATGGAATAAAACACGAAGCAGAGGGCCGTGATGGGCACGTCGGCGGCTGTGAAGGACCGCCACATATACACCGTGCGGACTATGGGGTCGGCCATGATCATCATGAAGGCGGTGACGGGTATGTTTTCTATGAGAATGGTGGAGAGGCCGTAGCCCACTCCGCTCCGCAGGTTGTCCCACTCCTTTTTGGCCGCATAGGCGGACAGGGCGGGGAGGATGGCCGTGCCCGTGGCCTGGGCAAAGATGCCTATGGGCACCTGCATGAGCCTGTTGGCGTAGTTCAGGGCGGCGGGAGCCACCTCGCTGACCCAGCTGGCAAACCATTTGTTGATGATCACGTCTATCTGGGGCAGGCTCAGGCCGAAGATCACAGGTATGGCCAGTATGGCCACCCTCACCACTCCGGGATGATTGAGCTTCAGGGAAAAGTGATACTCAAAGCCTTCCTTTTTCAGGGTGTACCAGGTATAGACTATGTTGCCGGCAAAGGAGCCCAGCAGGGTGCCTACGGCCAGTCCCTTGACCCCTATGAACCGCCCCAGGAGCAGGGCTCCCAGGATGATGCCCAGATTGTATATGATGGGACACATGCTCCGGGCGTCAAAGTTCTTGCGGGCCTCCAGAGTGCCCATCATGAGACCGCCCACGAAGAAGAACACCTGGCAGGGCATGATGATCCGGGTCAGGGCCACCGTGAGGCCCACCAGCTCCGGGTGCTTGGCGGAAAAGCCGGGCACAGCCAGCATGGTGACCAGAGGCCGGGCGTATATCCAGGCGACCACTATGACCAGGGTAAGGAATATGCCCATGAAGCTGCCTATGATAGAGAATATCTGCCAGGCTTCCTTTTGCCTGCCGTTGTGGAAATACTCGGTGAACACCGGGATAAAGGCTGAAGAGAGGGCGCCGCTGGACAGGAAGAAATAGAGCAGGTCCGGCAGGTTGAAGGCCGCCGTGTAGGCGCTGACGGCGCCGCTCTGTCCGAACTGGGCGGCTATGATGACTTCTCTGATGAGACCCAGGATACGGCTGAGGAGAATGGCCACCAGCATCAGGCTGGCCGCCTTGGTAATGTTTTTATGATTTGCCATGTCTATACGGTCACACCGGAGAATATTTGTTGTATAATCTAAGTAGGTCCTCTACAAAGACCACTAATATTATATCACAAATCGGGGCAAGGTGCTATCGTATGGCAAGTCTTTTTGCGAGATACCGGTCAAGGGCAGAATACTACGACGTCGATCGTCGCATACGGGGAATCTGGTGGGGCAGGCCCTTTGACAGGCTGGTCAACTCCGTTCTCCGGCTGGCTGGGACCCCGCGCATAGAGCCGCCGGCAGGCAAAATAGCCATTGATATGCACGCCCACACCTTCTGCTCCTACTGCAGCTTCACCCGCCCCGAAGACCTGCTGACGAAGGCGGCCCTGCTGGGCCTCGGAGGCATCTGCATCATGGACCACCACACCACCAGAGGCTACGATATGGCTCTGGAGGCCGCCGGGGACCTGACGGAACGGGGACTGCTGCCCCCGGGCTTCCTCATACTGAAGGGGGTAGAATACTCCACCACAGAGGGACACATATGCGGCCTCTTTTGCGACGGCGACGTGCCCTTCAAGGAAGCGGGCGCCAGGGAGGCCGTGGAGCGGATACTGGATATGGGAGGCCTGCCCGTGGCGGCCCACCCCTTCCACAAGACCGGCGTGGGAGAGCTGGTCCATCAGCTGGAGGGACTGGCGGCAGTGGAGATATACTCGGGCTCGGTGCTCCGGGAACGGGAATATCTGCAGGCAGCCCGCCTCTCCTCCGACGCAGCCCGCCTGGGCTCCTCGGACAGCCACTTCCTCAGCACCTGCGGCATGTGCTACACTCTCTTTCCCGACACGGTGAAGACTCCGGAGGACGTGAGGCAGGCCATCCTCTCGGCGGACACGGAGCCTGCCGAGACCGCCTATTATACCGCCGTCCGGCGTCTGGCCGGAGGCATGAAATAAGGGACGCCGGAGCGCCCCTCTCTTTCCGTCCTACAGCTTTATGTCCGTGATGGTCTTTCCTTCGCAGGGGACCACGGTCTTTTTGCCCTTGTAATTCACGATGAGGTCCTTCGCCTCCTCGTTCTTGCTGTAAACCAGCAGCCTGTCCTTCTCTATCTGTGTCACATACAGGCCGTTCTCCGCTATCTCATACACGGGATAGCCCTGCTTCCAGAGTATATCCGTCAGCTTTTTGGCCAGCTCTTTGTAGTCCGCCACTCTGTAGATGTAGCCCATGCCGTACCGGCCCCCGGCAGGCCCCGACGGGAACAGCAGCTTTTCGGGGGCATCGCCGCCCTCCACGCTCTCAAACCGGTCCACGTCCACCACGATGATCCGGCCGCCTGCCCGGGCCCACCCGGCCAGCTTTTCGGCCAGGTCGGTCTCCATGATGCGGCCGTGGGCAACTACGAGCACCCTGTTCCGGTCAAGAGCGCCCCGGAGAGCCATGGATTCGTCCACGAAATCGTAGTCAACATAGTCCCTCAGGATCCCGGCTTTTTTCAGGAAGTCGTCCCACTGCATCACCATCTGCACGTCGGGATACCACAGGGCCACGGGCACCACCGGTTTGGTGTGGAACAGATATTTGAAATGCTTTCTCTGCTGTTCCAGGGTCTTGTCGGCGCCGGTGACGTTGGTGTTGTAGTCGTGGAGCTGGTCCGCCCCGGAGGCGGTGGCGTTGTAGATGCGGGCGGGAATGCCGTAGAAGTCTTCCAGGCCCGCAGGCTCAAAGCCAAAGAGGGCTCCGTAGAATTTGCCGGAGCTGGCCACCCAGCGGGTGACCGTCAGGTTGGCGGCATAGTCGGAGGCCTCGTTGGTGATGCGGACCCCGGCCCCGTATTTGGCCGCCACCCGGCACTGGTCGGCAAAGTGGCCCCCCAGCTCCGCGGCGGAGTGGCCGCCGGTGCAGAGATAGACGTCCGTATCTCCCACTATTTCCCGGGTGGTCCCGATCCACCACTCGGACAGGTCTGTCATGCAGCCCCGGTACCAGTCGGTGAAGTCCAGATAGCGGCGGCGGGTGTCGGGAGAGGCGAATATGTTTTCCCTGTAAGCCTTGATCTCCGCCTCGCTGTTGAAGGGATAGTCCGCTTCGTCAAAGGAGGCGAAGGAGGTGTGCCAGGCCTTGTTGAGGGCCCCTATGGTCCCGTATTTCTTCTCGGCGTATTTTCTGAAGTCCGCCCGGGCGTAGTCGTCTCCGCACCAGAAGCCCAGGTGGTTGTGATATTCCCCGGGCACGCCGAAGGTCCAGCCGCCGCCGGACACGGAGTAGATGGCTTCGCCGTAGTCGCCCTGGATGCCCAGCAGCACCGATTCCACCACTCCCGTCTTGCCGTAGCGCTCCCAGAAGGCTTCCAGAAAACGCCGTATATAGGGCTTCAGATATGGGTTCCACAGGCTCTCTATCTTGCTGTCGATGCCATGCTCCAGGCAGCGGCAGGGCACGTGCTCCTCCGAAGCCCGGAACCAGCCGGGGGTGGAATAGGCGGGGCTCAGGATGAGAAAGGGCACCCACTTCAGGCCGTATTTCTGCAACACCTCCACCTGGGCGTCATATTGGCTCCAGTCCCAAACCCCCTTTTCCTTTCCTTCCACGCTTTCCCAGGTGACGTAGGTCTCTATGCTGGTGACCCCCAGGCCGCGGAAAATGAGAGCCTGGGCCTCGGTGGCGTTGTTGCCGAAGCAGTAGCTCATACCGGCGGGAGGGGCCGGGGCGTTCCTGCCCAGGTCCTCCGAAAGCCTTTTCAGGATCTCATCGGGGTCCTTGATATCGGGGGAATCCGGCTCTTCGTTCCAGACCTCTATCCTTGAGACCAGTATGTCGTTCTGGATGTTGATACGCATATTGTTCCCGGCATTCATTTTCTTTCCCTTGGGGTCAAAGGCGCCGAAACGCCCCGGGATCCGCTGCCAGTCATCGCTCTCCAATACGGCAAAGCCCTTGCCCGGGGTATAAGGCTGGTTGGCGCCGGTATGGGTGATCCCCACGAAGCTCCATTTGCTCTCATTGCAGAGCAGGTCCACCACCACCCAGGCGTCCGGGGCGATGGACGAGGGGTCGTCAAAGGCAAAATACAGAAAGCTGCTGCCCTCCTTGAGGCGCCAGCAGTCCCTGCCGGCCGCCCGTTCCAAGGTGTATTGACCGTCGCCCACGTTGGTCATGGTCATGCCCTTCTGCTGTGTGGGAGTGATGAAGGCGGCGGGCTCCGCCGCCTGCAGCGCGCAGGCTGCCAGCGCGAACAGTAATACCAAAATGATTCTCGTCACTTTTCAGGTCTCCTTATCCAAAGGGGCGCCGGAGCGCCCCTCTCTCTCTTTTTTCTACAGCTTTATGTCCGTGATGGTCTTTCCTTCGCAGGGGACCACGGTCTTTTTGCCCTTGTAGTTCACGACGAGGTCCTTCGCCTCTTCGTTCTTGCTGTAAACCAGCAGGCGGTCTTTTTCTATCTGGGTCACGTAAAGGCCGTTCTCCGCTATCTCATACACGGGATAGCCCTGCTTCCAGAGTATCTCCGTCAGCTTGACGGCCAGCTCTTCTCTGTCGGCTACGCTGTATACGTAGCCCTTTCCGAAGCTGCCGCCGGGACGGCCGTCGGGAAACAGCAGGTCCTCGGGGGCGCCGGTCCCCTCCACGCTTTGGAACCTGTCCACGTCCAGCACTATGATCCTGCCGCCCTGCT of Abditibacteriota bacterium contains these proteins:
- a CDS encoding extracellular solute-binding protein — translated: MKIKALFVVILLAVLLSAGASYAENYKLRVWGPLVVDRSKGWEAAVKVFEERHPGVTVEMLSMGAGGMNPQKLLTAIVGDAPPDVVYQDRFTIADWASRDTLQPIDDLIERDRDKEGGVRPEEFYPAAWDEVKYDGKAYGVPTDIDSRLMFYNKKMFREAGLDPERPPRTWSELQEYSDKLTKRNKTGYDSIGFIPNYGNAWFYLYSWMMGGKFMSEDLKECTIDNPKSLKALEWMVNFYNRYDGIEKLNSFVSGFTGMEFDPFMTGKIAMRIDCVGLVGNIARWHPEMELGACLPPIPDDRYNHTGDFKNETQTWVTWTGGFAYVMPRGSKHRDMAWEFMKWMTSMEGVDLTMREQKKYNLERNRPFVPWFQCNRKVNEAMVAKYTANIERKFRDPMLLGMEALDFSYYRPTTMISQRLWNEHDRAFQQAVYGMATPAEAVKEADRNVQGALDKFFHQNDYPLLNWNIPIAIGLIACLVLAVICYINVRKQRLSRIAKQEFGAAVICASPWMFGFLVFTLVPIIMSFVFSFCNYDVLHPARWVGVLNYKEIFGPEEWYYMSKSIYNAFYLAVFGLPLGMATSLCIALLLNMDIKGMTWYRTIYYLPSIMPIVATAILWTWILNPEYGLINVAWKASLTQWFNIEPPAWLAAEKTAKPALILMGLWGAGGGMILWLAGLQGINRALYEAAEIDGANSWVKFWKVTIPMITPYIFFNLIMGIIGVLQSFEAQYIMTSGGPVEATLVPVLYLFNRAFGEFRMGYASAVAWILFLIVFILTIIQLKLANKWVYYEGGER
- a CDS encoding family 14 glycosylhydrolase translates to MVLLFALAACALQAAEPAAFITPTQQKGMTMTNVGDGQYTLERAAGRDCWRLKEGSSFLYFAFDDPSSIAPDAWVVVDLLCNESKWSFVGITHTGANQPYTPGKGFAVLESDDWQRIPGRFGAFDPKGKKMNAGNNMRINIQNDILVSRIEVWNEEPDSPDIKDPDEILKRLSEDLGRNAPAPPAGMSYCFGNNATEAQALIFRGLGVTSIETYVTWESVEGKEKGVWDWSQYDAQVEVLQKYGLKWVPFLILSPAYSTPGWFRASEEHVPCRCLEHGIDSKIESLWNPYLKPYIRRFLEAFWERYGKTGVVESVLLGIQGDYGEAIYSVSGGGWTFGVPGEYHNHLGFWCGDDYARADFRKYAEKKYGTIGALNKAWHTSFASFDEADYPFNSEAEIKAYRENIFASPDTRRRYLDFTDWYRGCMTDLSEWWIGTTREIVGDTDVYLCTGGHSAAELGGHFADQCRVAAKYGAGVRITNEASDYAANLTVTRWVASSGKFYGALFGFEPAGLEDFYGIPARIYNATASGADQLHDYNTNVTGADKTLEQQRKHFKYLFHTKPVVPVALWYPDVQMVMQWDDFLKKAGILRDYVDYDFVDESMALRGALDRNRVLVVAHGRIMETDLAEKLAGWARAGGRIIVVDVDRFESVEGGDAPEKLLFPSGPAGGRYGMGYIYRVADYKELAKKLTDILWKQGYPVYEIAENGLYVTQIEKDRLLVYSKNEEAKDLIVNYKGKKTVVPCEGKTITDIKL
- the murJ gene encoding murein biosynthesis integral membrane protein MurJ; its protein translation is MANHKNITKAASLMLVAILLSRILGLIREVIIAAQFGQSGAVSAYTAAFNLPDLLYFFLSSGALSSAFIPVFTEYFHNGRQKEAWQIFSIIGSFMGIFLTLVIVVAWIYARPLVTMLAVPGFSAKHPELVGLTVALTRIIMPCQVFFFVGGLMMGTLEARKNFDARSMCPIIYNLGIILGALLLGRFIGVKGLAVGTLLGSFAGNIVYTWYTLKKEGFEYHFSLKLNHPGVVRVAILAIPVIFGLSLPQIDVIINKWFASWVSEVAPAALNYANRLMQVPIGIFAQATGTAILPALSAYAAKKEWDNLRSGVGYGLSTILIENIPVTAFMMIMADPIVRTVYMWRSFTAADVPITALCFVFYSIGIFAWAGQAIVSRGFFAIQDTVSPVIIGTITTVIFIPLNFIFIKLLGCGGLALATTVGIIIHFTILTCWLRKKIGGIDGGRIIYTVKRVLVGTCALAVLCFGVRYAGYALLGTWKLVDGDIRNPQRLAVFLQRTHDPKYEPYKACIPGDVFLETSRYRLYVSTKRSVDEGLTDCINRLMEADAMKKGDVFDNRRFFDTVFSDSLREYRSSGTLLARLIIGREASQRSLSSPDGLYLSRDVISTEKLSREILTGKSEAAKAVRGAMSVTLKARTERLLDLSEATSTLPRDIMECMNDYITGRGHESKAGQKQKRDALIRDLPSYVKPRPLMRIEGNLTSGLTLLVAMLVCLGAYYLVLKRLGIREMDEIIANVTRMFRRKKASAPAEEAAPGAGGAPEEDGQGSGGGEPAPDGKDSGD